The following are encoded in a window of Roseimaritima ulvae genomic DNA:
- a CDS encoding CehA/McbA family metallohydrolase: protein MRTIVWFWRAAFVSLLVTTPATAAEPDWPRVFGVERQPLLAAAQRVVTALEMAGRPLNAEQQASFDAIRNEPDDAGAVQAVQDLLDPLCLAAVHINAESRVKLAPGDAPRQLVENGWTTFLIKVHNEAEITPPLSCASPQAAPQFIRSTSSPEPKTRITPEAVKDRWLGIAEHHRQPLSEKLSGLAVEYRVLQLYSRDRGKREATLAFDIGQGTQDLGFRNELALLFDCQPAQSVMIDIRDDSSDQLTAALEIRDDQGRVYPNPARRLAPDFFFHDQIYRRSGETVSLPVGNYNVRVTRGPEYLPQQLRLKVAAGGQNRLRVDMQRWIDPTLRQWYSGDHHVHAAGCAHYENPTEGVAPDAMMRHILGEDLKVGCVLSWGPCWYTQKKYFEGNVSDLSRQGSLMRYDVEVSGFPSSHAGHLCLLRLTEDDYPGTERIEQWPSWTLPVLRWGKQQGGVVGYSHSGWGLSLPDYLPNGGRAEPVRRGQQFTSPRGGRAADRLPDYAMPLFDGIGANEYIVAVTHDACDFISAVDTPAIWELNIWYHTLNCGFKTRISGETDFPCIYGERVGLGRIYVQLDEDQPLEFDRWVQGLKAGRSYCGDGKSHVLQFSAAAIDDDASDQAAATVQLGCPGNQGHISQLDLAGKTKVRVRADVAALLKAKPDAESEAIRKRRLDAKPYWHIERCRVGDSRQVTVELVSGGQVIATQDIEADGSTQTLEWDVDVDASTWLAVRILPSVHTNPIFVVVDDQPIRTDANSARWCRKAVDVCWESKHQQIAEAEREQAAAAYDHARRVYDQILADFAD, encoded by the coding sequence ATGCGTACGATTGTTTGGTTTTGGCGTGCCGCTTTTGTTTCATTACTCGTGACCACGCCGGCGACCGCCGCGGAGCCGGATTGGCCACGTGTATTCGGTGTCGAACGACAGCCGTTGCTGGCCGCCGCACAACGAGTGGTGACGGCTTTGGAGATGGCCGGTCGGCCCCTGAATGCCGAACAACAGGCCAGCTTCGACGCGATTCGCAACGAACCCGATGACGCGGGCGCCGTGCAAGCCGTCCAAGACCTACTCGATCCCTTATGTCTGGCCGCGGTGCATATTAACGCGGAAAGCCGCGTCAAACTGGCTCCGGGCGACGCACCGCGTCAGTTGGTCGAAAACGGCTGGACAACGTTTCTGATCAAGGTTCACAACGAAGCCGAAATCACTCCGCCGCTGAGCTGCGCTAGTCCTCAAGCCGCGCCCCAATTTATCCGTTCGACCAGCAGCCCCGAGCCCAAGACACGGATCACGCCCGAAGCGGTCAAGGATCGCTGGCTGGGCATCGCAGAACACCATCGACAACCGCTTAGCGAAAAGCTGTCGGGCTTGGCGGTGGAATACCGAGTGCTGCAGCTGTACTCGCGCGACCGCGGCAAACGAGAAGCCACGCTGGCGTTTGATATCGGCCAAGGCACCCAAGACCTGGGCTTCCGCAACGAACTGGCCTTGCTGTTCGATTGCCAGCCGGCCCAATCCGTGATGATCGATATCCGTGACGATTCTAGTGACCAGCTGACCGCGGCGTTAGAAATTCGCGACGACCAGGGACGCGTGTATCCGAATCCAGCACGCCGTTTGGCGCCCGACTTTTTCTTCCACGACCAGATCTATCGTCGCAGTGGCGAAACGGTGTCGCTGCCGGTCGGCAATTACAATGTACGTGTCACTCGCGGCCCGGAATATCTGCCTCAACAACTGCGATTGAAAGTCGCTGCCGGTGGGCAGAACCGATTGCGGGTCGATATGCAGCGTTGGATCGATCCGACGCTGCGGCAGTGGTATTCCGGCGATCATCACGTCCATGCCGCCGGCTGCGCTCACTATGAGAACCCCACTGAAGGCGTCGCGCCGGATGCCATGATGCGACACATTTTGGGCGAAGATCTGAAAGTGGGCTGCGTGTTGTCCTGGGGACCGTGCTGGTATACCCAGAAGAAATACTTTGAAGGCAACGTCTCGGATCTTTCCCGCCAAGGTTCGTTGATGCGGTATGACGTGGAGGTGAGCGGCTTTCCCTCGTCACACGCGGGCCACCTGTGCCTGCTGCGCCTGACCGAAGACGACTACCCGGGCACCGAGCGGATCGAACAATGGCCCAGCTGGACATTGCCGGTGTTGCGGTGGGGCAAACAGCAAGGCGGCGTGGTGGGCTACAGTCACAGTGGCTGGGGACTGTCGTTGCCGGACTATTTACCCAACGGCGGACGTGCCGAACCGGTCCGCCGCGGCCAGCAATTCACCAGCCCCCGCGGCGGCCGCGCTGCCGATCGACTGCCCGACTATGCGATGCCGCTGTTTGATGGGATTGGCGCGAATGAGTATATCGTGGCGGTTACCCACGACGCCTGTGACTTTATTTCCGCCGTCGACACCCCGGCCATCTGGGAACTGAATATCTGGTACCACACCTTGAACTGCGGATTCAAAACGCGGATCAGTGGCGAAACCGACTTCCCCTGTATCTACGGCGAACGCGTGGGGCTGGGACGCATCTATGTTCAACTGGACGAAGACCAGCCGTTGGAATTTGATCGGTGGGTCCAAGGCCTCAAGGCGGGACGCAGCTACTGCGGCGATGGCAAAAGCCACGTGCTGCAGTTCAGCGCCGCTGCAATCGATGACGACGCGAGCGACCAAGCCGCCGCGACGGTGCAACTGGGCTGCCCCGGCAATCAAGGCCACATCAGCCAGTTGGACCTTGCTGGAAAAACGAAAGTCCGCGTGCGGGCCGACGTGGCGGCATTGCTGAAAGCGAAACCGGACGCGGAGAGCGAAGCGATTCGCAAACGCCGTTTGGATGCCAAACCGTATTGGCACATCGAACGCTGCCGTGTAGGGGATTCACGTCAGGTGACCGTGGAACTGGTTTCGGGAGGACAAGTCATCGCCACTCAAGACATCGAAGCGGATGGTTCGACGCAAACGCTCGAATGGGACGTCGATGTGGACGCTTCCACTTGGTTGGCCGTCCGCATCTTGCCTTCGGTGCATACCAATCCGATCTTTGTGGTCGTCGATGATCAGCCGATTCGCACCGATGCGAACAGCGCGCGTTGGTGCCGAAAGGCAGTCGACGTTTGCTGGGAAAGCAAACACCAGCAAATCGCCGAAGCCGAACGTGAGCAGGCGGCGGCGGCTTATGATCACGCCCGCCGCGTGTACGACCAGATCCTGGCCGATTTTGCCGATTAA
- a CDS encoding outer membrane protein assembly factor BamB family protein — translation MVRLIRPALLFAALCCVSAGTCFLPAASVSAEDLLSPSDASRIGMVEAWRRQLSLIGGAQSAVDIQLHVDGSRKRHFIEVSHEKDGETHVLSRTDVNQLDAFGKPIGVEEARRLASLQVMRWKRRGITATLSENEIPQVRVYTLCKDGTVEARDAETGELYWLTRNGSPYQPYLSLGVNDDYVTFLNGSTLYQLSAETGKVIREFEITGSPSLGSVIAGQYALVPTTRGGIEGFHLEDSREYPFMQRMAGRATALPTRAPGTTRTAWATDAGYVYAMETEGKPSVTFRFDTDGVVSAELAAAKGDRFFFGSENGHVYAIRATRSGDVLWRHSIGQPIYSTAFVSENQLLVSSVYKNLYCLELATGAPLWKAPVPQIDTVLASTDDNLYARTSVNQLTVIGAKTGARVADVSNITVEKFVINRLTDRLYLVGAGGMLQCLRPVDSVLPQFKVVPEPTASADPDTPAAAAQPEAPRAADPFGAGMGADPFAPAGGDAVDPFAPAGGAAADPFAPADGAADPFAPADGGADPFGGDPFNN, via the coding sequence ATGGTTCGTTTGATTCGCCCCGCTTTGCTATTCGCCGCGTTGTGTTGCGTTTCCGCTGGGACCTGCTTTCTGCCCGCCGCGTCGGTGTCCGCTGAGGATTTGTTGTCCCCCAGCGATGCCAGCCGCATTGGGATGGTGGAAGCTTGGCGGCGTCAGTTAAGCCTGATCGGCGGCGCTCAATCGGCCGTCGACATCCAGTTGCACGTTGACGGTTCCCGCAAACGCCATTTTATCGAAGTTTCTCACGAAAAAGACGGCGAAACGCACGTTTTGAGCCGCACAGATGTGAATCAGCTGGACGCCTTTGGCAAGCCGATCGGAGTCGAAGAAGCGCGGCGGCTGGCCAGTTTGCAAGTCATGCGCTGGAAACGTCGCGGCATCACGGCCACGCTATCGGAGAACGAAATCCCACAGGTTCGCGTTTATACGCTGTGCAAAGACGGCACGGTGGAAGCTCGCGACGCGGAAACAGGTGAGCTGTATTGGTTGACGCGTAACGGCAGTCCCTACCAGCCCTATTTATCGCTTGGGGTTAACGACGATTACGTCACTTTTTTGAACGGTTCGACACTGTACCAACTGTCGGCCGAAACCGGCAAAGTAATCCGCGAATTCGAGATTACGGGCAGCCCTTCACTGGGGTCCGTGATCGCCGGTCAGTACGCCTTGGTGCCCACCACCCGCGGCGGCATCGAAGGCTTCCACTTGGAGGATTCGCGTGAGTATCCGTTTATGCAACGCATGGCCGGCCGAGCCACGGCTCTGCCGACCCGGGCGCCCGGTACGACGCGGACGGCCTGGGCCACCGATGCCGGGTATGTGTATGCGATGGAAACCGAGGGCAAACCTTCGGTGACTTTCCGTTTTGACACCGACGGCGTGGTGTCTGCGGAACTGGCCGCCGCCAAGGGGGACCGTTTCTTCTTTGGTTCCGAAAACGGGCATGTGTACGCGATTCGCGCCACCCGCTCCGGCGACGTGCTTTGGCGGCACAGCATCGGGCAACCGATCTACAGCACGGCTTTTGTGTCGGAAAACCAACTGCTGGTCTCGAGCGTATACAAAAATCTATACTGCCTGGAATTGGCCACCGGGGCCCCGCTATGGAAAGCGCCGGTGCCCCAGATCGACACCGTGCTGGCCTCGACCGATGACAATCTGTATGCCCGCACCAGCGTAAATCAGCTGACCGTGATCGGCGCCAAAACCGGGGCCCGCGTTGCAGATGTGTCGAATATTACGGTAGAAAAGTTCGTAATCAACCGATTGACCGACCGCCTGTATTTGGTTGGGGCCGGCGGCATGCTACAGTGTCTGCGTCCTGTCGATTCGGTGCTGCCTCAATTTAAGGTCGTCCCCGAACCCACCGCGTCGGCAGATCCAGATACCCCCGCGGCCGCCGCTCAACCCGAGGCGCCTCGCGCAGCCGACCCGTTTGGGGCCGGCATGGGAGCTGATCCGTTTGCACCGGCTGGTGGAGACGCGGTCGATCCCTTTGCTCCGGCTGGTGGAGCTGCCGCGGATCCGTTTGCACCGGCCGACGGTGCGGCCGACCCGTTTGCCCCGGCGGATGGAGGTGCCGATCCCTTTGGGGGCGATCCGTTCAATAACTAA
- a CDS encoding AAA family ATPase, whose amino-acid sequence MERVVLGKTEVVRSLVVALLAGEHVLLEDVPGVGKTLAAKALARSIEGRFTRLQFTPDLLPTDITGSMIYRTDTREFEFAPGPVFANVLLADEINRAPPRTQSALLEAMSEGQVSVDGVTHALPSPFIVVATQNPYEFEGTYSLPESQMDRFLMRTSIGYPVREIERDVLRTHRMGEPVDNLDPVVSLDEVQHAQNIVRQVKFDNQLVEYLLDVVDGTRTTDFFRAGVSTRGALSFYRGCQARAVTDGRDHVIPDDVKQLAVPALSHRVMPAGIFQGASREGVEQKMEQLVQTIAVPM is encoded by the coding sequence ATCGAACGCGTCGTTTTGGGCAAAACCGAAGTTGTTCGCTCATTGGTCGTTGCCCTGTTGGCTGGCGAGCACGTGTTGCTCGAGGATGTGCCCGGGGTGGGCAAAACGTTGGCTGCCAAGGCCCTAGCCCGCAGCATCGAAGGCAGATTCACACGCCTCCAGTTCACCCCCGACCTGTTGCCCACCGATATCACGGGCAGCATGATCTACCGCACCGACACTCGCGAATTCGAATTCGCCCCCGGCCCGGTGTTCGCCAATGTGCTGCTGGCCGACGAAATCAACCGCGCCCCGCCGCGGACCCAAAGCGCCCTGCTGGAAGCGATGAGCGAGGGACAGGTCTCCGTCGACGGCGTGACCCACGCGCTGCCCTCACCCTTTATCGTTGTGGCCACCCAGAACCCCTATGAGTTCGAAGGCACCTATTCCCTGCCCGAATCGCAGATGGACCGCTTTTTGATGCGGACTTCGATCGGCTATCCGGTACGGGAAATCGAACGCGACGTGCTGCGAACCCATCGCATGGGCGAACCCGTCGACAACCTCGATCCCGTCGTTTCGCTGGACGAAGTCCAACACGCGCAGAACATCGTGCGGCAGGTGAAGTTCGATAACCAGTTGGTCGAATACCTGCTGGACGTCGTCGATGGCACCCGCACCACAGATTTCTTTCGCGCAGGGGTCAGCACCCGAGGTGCGCTCAGTTTCTATCGCGGCTGCCAGGCCCGCGCGGTCACCGATGGCCGTGACCACGTGATCCCCGATGACGTGAAACAACTGGCCGTGCCCGCGCTTTCCCACCGTGTGATGCCCGCGGGCATCTTTCAAGGTGCCAGCCGCGAAGGGGTGGAACAGAAAATGGAACAACTGGTGCAGACCATTGCCGTGCCGATGTAA